In Bradyrhizobium paxllaeri, the genomic stretch TCGTGGTCATGGCGCCCGGTGACGTCGTGACGCTGAAGGCGCAGCCGATCGTCGCGGCGCAATTGCTCCGCGAAGCCGGCTTCAAGGTCGACGTGCAGGCCACCGACTGGCAGACCGTCGTGACGCGCCGCGCCAGCCAGAAGCCGCCGAAGGAAGGCGGCTGGAACATGTTCTTCACCAACTGGGTTGCCGCCGACGTTTCCAATCCGGTCGCCAACGCTTCAGTCGGCGGTCGCGGCAAGAACGGCGGCTGGTTCGGCTGGGCTGAAGACGCCAAGATCGAAGAGCTCCGCGACAAGTTTGCGCGCTCCGGCTCATTGGACGAGCAGAAGAAGATCGCTGCCGACATCCAGAAGCAGGCCTATGAACAGGTGATCTACATCCCGCTTGGCCAGTATTTGATCCCGAGCGGCTGGCGCAAATCGCTCACCGGCATCGTCGACGGCCCGGCAACGCCGGTGTTCTGGAACATCGACAAGAGCGAGTAGGGCGCACCAGCTTCAATCGGACAACAAAAAGCGCGACGGAGGTTTCGTCCTCCGTCGCGCTTCTTTTTTGCAGTCTGCGTCAGCAGTGGCTGTCGCGCTCCAGTTCCGGGCCGTCGTTCAACAGCGGCGAGCGAACCTGCGGCTGTTGTGGCTGACGTGCCTGGTTCCGGGCCGGCTTGCGGTCGGTTGCGGCGGGTTTGTCCAAGGGTTGTTCGTTGGCCAATTTGTCGTGCTCCTTTTTGTGCACGACAACATTCTTGCGGGCGTTGCGTTCCTCACGCAGGGTGCGCCGCGAGATGTTCCAGCATTAATTCGCATACACGTTCCGGCGCCTGATCCGCCGCAAAGTGGCCGACGCCGGGCAGCACCTCGAAGCGATAGGGCGCGGCGATGAAATCTACGGTGCCTTCGGCGGCGGCGCGGCCGACGGTGTCGTCGACGTCGCCCCAGATATAAAGCGTCGGCACGCGGATCGGGCCGAGCGGCCCGCGGATTGCGCCGCGCGCACGATACCAGGCCAGCGCCCCTTCCATGGCGTCCTTGTTGCCGAGCACGGCAAGATGCCGCTCGATCGCCTCGGTGGGAACGCCGTTGGCGGCGAGACGCTCGCGCAGCCATCTGGCGTCGTCTGCGAGCACGATATCGGCGGCGTCAGGTTCCAGAAACGCCTTGTGATGTTTTGAGCGCTGCGCCTGCTCTCCGTCGGTTTCGAGCGCGCGATTGAACGCATTCGGATGCGACGGGAGAGAATGGTGAGCGAGGCCAGCCGTTCGTGGTGGCGATCAGCGATGCCCCAGGCGATGCTGCCGCCCCAATCGTGGCCGGCGAGATGAAAACGCGCTTCGCCATAGCCCGCGGCCGCCGCGATCGCCAACGCATCGTCCATCAGTCGGTCGATCAGGTAATGCGAAAATTCGCGCGGATCGGGGCGGGCGCCCGGCGAATAGCCGCGCTGGCTCGGCGCGATGGCGCGATAACCCATGTCGCCGAGCGCCGTGACCTGCGCGCGCCAGCAATGCATCGATTCCGCAAAGCCATGCAGCAACAGCACCAGCGGCGCGCCGGGCGGGCCGGCCGTGATGGCATCGAAGACGAGATGTGGCGCGATGGCGATCTTTTCGCTGTCGGGCATGCGGCGATCCTGGACGGATAATCGGGCCGATCCATGGTGGGCCTATTTCAGCCGGGCGGGCGGAATTGTGCAACCCGGGAAAAGTGCTGTATGGGAAGCCGCACCATAGGCCCGAGAGGACGGAACGTTTGCACTATCTGAGGTCCATACTATTCGATACCGCCGTGGTGATCCTGACGGTCGTCGTTGCATCGACGGTGCCGTTCATGGCGCTGTTCAACGCGAGCAGTGCGACCGTGCGTGCGGTCTCCCAGGTATGGGCCAACGGCATCATGTTCCTGATGAAGTACGTGATCGGGCTCGACTATCGCGTCGAGGGTCGTGAGCACGTTCCTGACGGCCCCTGCATCATTGCCTGCAATCACCAGTCGCTGTGGGAGACCGCAGCGCTCTGCGTGATCTTCCCCGACGCCAGCATCGTCGCCAAGAAGGAGCTGAGAAAGCTGCCGATGGTGGGATGGTTTCTCGAGCGCTATCCGATGATCCTGGTCGATCGCTCGGCGGGCCGGCACGCGCTGCGCCAGATGGTCGATGAAGCGAGAAGAGCAGTCGGCGAGGGCCGCAAGGTGCTGCTGTTTCCGCAGGGGACGCGGCAGGCGATCGACGAGCCCGTGGTGTTTCAGTCCGCCGGCATCTCCGCGCTCTATACCAATCTCGAAGTCTCCGTGGTGCCGGCGGCGTGCAATTCGGGGCTGTTCTGGGGCAAGAAGACCCTGATGATGCACTCCGGCATTATCACGCTCTCGTTCCTGCCGCCGATTGCGCCGGGCCTGCCGCGAAAGGAATTTCAGGAGAAGATGGAGCGGATGATTGCGGAGGAGGCGAGCCGGCTGCTGAAGGTGAACGAGGCAAAGGTCTCGCGCTAGCCCTCGCGACGCGCGGCGAGCCAGCCTGCGAGAGGCGCAAGGAATGCCAGGCACCAGATGAACTGTGAGATTCTCGGCGCGACGAAAGCCACGGCCGTGCCGAGCACGAAAACGCCCAGCGGAAGCAGCGCCGTCGCCAGCAACGGCGGATTGCTCTGGCCCCGCAGCGCCAGGACCCACAACAGCGCGTTCAGCGCGGCGATCACGGTCAGGTGGAATCCATAGAGCACCGCGATCACGCCATCGATCCGATAGACGCCATAGAGACCGTTCGTCACCGGCAGGATGATGATCGAGAGCAGAAAAAACAGATTGAGAAACACCACGCCGCGCCCGCCTTCCGGCGCCACGGCAAGCCGCCGGTGATGGCTGAACCAGAATAGCCCGGCGACGATGAAACTGATCGTCAGCGCGATGACGGGGTGCGCGTAGACGTGGATCAGACCCATCCAGGTCGGCGCTTCCTTGAAACTGCTGGCCTTCGGCAGATCATAGGCGAGCAGCGTCATGGCAACGCCGAAGATGGTGTTGCTCAGCATCTCCAGCCGGCGCATTTCGAAAAGACCGATTTGCGGCAATGTAGTCCCCAGGCTCCCAAGTCCGTTCCCGGCCACCCGCTCAAGCTATGCCTCGCAGGGCGCGGCTTGCCTAGCCGTAGCTCGCGGCCGTCCAACAGTCCGTCTTCGCTTTCGCTGTGCTCAAGCTTCGCCGGATACGCTTCGCCCTGCCGGCCTCAGCGTGGCTGCGCCACGCGTAGCCCGTCAGGGCGAAGCGTGGTGCGGGCGGTGGGACTCGAACCCACACGACGTTGCCATCGAGGGATTTTAAGTCCCTTGCGTCTACCAGTTCCGCCACGTCCGCTTAGTCTCAGGAGATCAGATACTTAGCGCGTTTTCCGGAGAAGTGAAATTGGGATAATCTCCAGCCCGAACGCTCCCCACCTTTAAGTGAGCGCGCGCGCCAAAGCAAAGCCTCAATGCGGACACTTGGGGTGTTTACTTGCGGCGAGCTTTAGGCGATCTCAACATAATCCATCTAACGAAGGTCTGATGTCCAACTCGTTGTCCCATCGCCGGTTATTCTCGCGCAGCCCCGCCGCGCTGGCGCTGGTTGCGCTGAGCGTCGCCCTGTCCGGCTGCGCCAGCATGAGCGATACCATTTCGCCGGCCTTCGTCGATCCCGCCAGATACGATCTCTACGATTGCAAGCAGCTCGAGCCGGAGCGCAAGAGCCTTGCCAATCGCACCGACGAATTGCAGCGGCTGATGACGAAGGCGGAAACCGGCGTCGGCGGTTCGGTGGTGGCGGAGGTGGCCTACCGCAACGACTACATCGCTGTACGCGGACAGTCGAAGCTGGCCGAGGAGGCCTGGCAGAAGAACCGGTGTCACGAATCGAAACCGGAAGCCAGGCCGGCGCCGACCCCGCCATCGATCGCGCCGGCTCCCGTCGCCAAGAAGGGCCGTGCGAAGACGAGCGGCTAGCGCAAATTAGTAGCTGTCTTGTAGATCCTATGGGTGGCAGGTGTTCAGGGGGTAAGTTGAGTTTGCGACCCCCACTCACCCAGAGGATCCACGATGTGCACAGATCACGCTGACACACCCGCCGGCTGCGAGTATGCCACGGTTTACGTTGCTTTCGAACTGAGCAAGGCGAAATGGCAGCTAGGCATAATGATGCCTGGTGCCGAGAAGGTGAGCCGTTACCGGATTGACGGTGGCGACTTGGCGGCGTTGTCGAGTTTGCTGGTCAAGGCTCGATCGAAGGCGGCGCAGACGGGGAAGCCGGTTCGTATCCTGTCTTGCTATGAAGCAGGTCTCGACGGTCATTGGCTGCACCGCTGGCTTGCCGACAACGAGGTGCTCAATTACGAGATCGATGCGTCGAGCATCGAGGTGAACCGGCGGGCACGGCGTGCCAAGACCGATCGGATCGACCTGGCGCAGTTGATGCGCT encodes the following:
- a CDS encoding TMEM175 family protein, translating into MRRLEMLSNTIFGVAMTLLAYDLPKASSFKEAPTWMGLIHVYAHPVIALTISFIVAGLFWFSHHRRLAVAPEGGRGVVFLNLFFLLSIIILPVTNGLYGVYRIDGVIAVLYGFHLTVIAALNALLWVLALRGQSNPPLLATALLPLGVFVLGTAVAFVAPRISQFIWCLAFLAPLAGWLAARREG
- a CDS encoding alpha/beta fold hydrolase, with product MLADDARWLRERLAANGVPTEAIERHLAVLGNKDAMEGALAWYRARGAIRGPLGPIRVPTLYIWGDVDDTVGRAAAEGTVDFIAAPYRFEVLPGVGHFAADQAPERVCELMLEHLAAHPA
- a CDS encoding twin-arginine translocation pathway signal, which produces MSNSLSHRRLFSRSPAALALVALSVALSGCASMSDTISPAFVDPARYDLYDCKQLEPERKSLANRTDELQRLMTKAETGVGGSVVAEVAYRNDYIAVRGQSKLAEEAWQKNRCHESKPEARPAPTPPSIAPAPVAKKGRAKTSG
- a CDS encoding lysophospholipid acyltransferase family protein; the encoded protein is MHYLRSILFDTAVVILTVVVASTVPFMALFNASSATVRAVSQVWANGIMFLMKYVIGLDYRVEGREHVPDGPCIIACNHQSLWETAALCVIFPDASIVAKKELRKLPMVGWFLERYPMILVDRSAGRHALRQMVDEARRAVGEGRKVLLFPQGTRQAIDEPVVFQSAGISALYTNLEVSVVPAACNSGLFWGKKTLMMHSGIITLSFLPPIAPGLPRKEFQEKMERMIAEEASRLLKVNEAKVSR